From a single Emcibacter nanhaiensis genomic region:
- a CDS encoding AMP-binding protein, whose protein sequence is MTHIDTQPHIGKIILGETVRTLSEINHNATRAAQGLKQLGMGTGDVIALLLRNDFSLFEASFAANLLGALVVPINWHASADEVDYILRDSGARILVAHTDLYNRLEQPSLPGLDLLLVDTPEAIKQAFRIPDAIAKSSEQAFLWDQWLENFPPLQDHPQTSGGSMIYTSGTTGRPKGVRRPPLTKEQMPRAMAMACAMYGFQPDQPATTVITGPMYHSGPNGYGLLAARLNATIVLQPRFNETELLQLIEKHAVTHLHMVPTMFIRLLRLAKEIRMKYDLSSLVWVAHGAAPCPPGVKELMIDWWGPVINEYYGSTETGGITVQTSKDASRKPGSVGRAIEGVDIRIFDDNGQQQDAGITGKIYIRTNAFGDFDYHGKSQDRREISQGDFVWVGDIGYLDEEGFLYLCDRRKDIINSGGVNIYSAEVEAAILDMPGIEDCAVFGIPDDDLGEVVCSHITLIPSAKVTPDQVTDFVRTRLGRMKAPATVVVEDELPRQESGKIFKSKLRAPYWQDRTRNI, encoded by the coding sequence ATGACGCATATAGATACCCAACCCCATATCGGTAAAATAATTCTGGGCGAAACAGTTCGCACATTGTCCGAAATCAACCACAATGCCACCCGCGCCGCACAGGGGCTGAAACAACTCGGCATGGGAACAGGCGATGTAATCGCCCTCCTGTTACGAAATGATTTTTCCCTGTTCGAAGCAAGCTTCGCCGCCAATTTACTGGGCGCCCTAGTTGTTCCGATCAACTGGCATGCCTCCGCAGACGAGGTGGACTATATCCTTCGCGATTCCGGCGCCAGAATACTTGTGGCTCATACGGACCTCTACAACAGACTGGAACAGCCATCCCTTCCCGGCTTAGACCTGCTTCTGGTCGACACGCCGGAAGCTATCAAGCAGGCCTTCCGGATTCCGGACGCTATTGCCAAGAGTTCCGAACAGGCTTTCCTCTGGGATCAATGGCTTGAAAACTTCCCTCCCCTTCAGGACCACCCGCAGACTTCCGGCGGCAGCATGATCTATACATCGGGCACCACAGGAAGGCCCAAAGGCGTCAGGCGCCCTCCCCTGACCAAGGAGCAAATGCCCCGGGCGATGGCAATGGCCTGCGCCATGTACGGCTTTCAGCCGGACCAGCCGGCAACAACGGTAATAACGGGGCCAATGTATCATTCCGGCCCCAACGGATATGGCCTTCTGGCCGCCAGGCTTAACGCCACCATTGTCCTGCAACCCCGGTTTAATGAAACCGAACTGCTTCAGCTCATTGAGAAACATGCCGTCACCCATCTGCATATGGTGCCGACGATGTTTATCCGGCTCCTCCGCCTTGCAAAAGAAATCCGGATGAAATACGACCTGTCGTCACTGGTCTGGGTCGCCCACGGTGCCGCTCCCTGCCCGCCCGGGGTGAAAGAACTCATGATCGACTGGTGGGGCCCTGTCATAAATGAATATTACGGCAGCACGGAAACAGGCGGCATAACGGTGCAGACCAGCAAAGACGCCAGCCGCAAGCCCGGCTCCGTCGGGCGCGCAATCGAAGGCGTGGACATACGCATATTTGATGATAACGGCCAGCAGCAGGACGCCGGCATCACTGGGAAAATCTATATCCGTACCAACGCTTTCGGCGACTTCGACTATCACGGCAAATCACAGGACCGCAGGGAAATCAGTCAGGGCGATTTCGTCTGGGTCGGCGACATCGGCTACCTGGATGAAGAAGGTTTTCTTTATCTGTGTGACCGCCGCAAGGACATCATCAATTCCGGCGGCGTCAATATCTACAGCGCAGAAGTCGAAGCTGCAATTCTGGACATGCCCGGAATTGAGGACTGCGCAGTATTCGGCATTCCCGATGACGACCTGGGTGAAGTTGTCTGCAGCCATATCACCCTTATCCCTTCGGCAAAAGTCACTCCTGACCAGGTTACCGACTTTGTCAGAACCAGGCTTGGCCGGATGAAAGCGCCGGCAACCGTTGTCGTTGAAGACGAACTGCCCCGGCAGGAAAGCGGGAAAATTTTCAAAAGCAAGCTCAGGGCGCCTTACTGGCAGGACAGAACCCGAAATATCTAG
- the dgcA gene encoding N-acetyl-D-Glu racemase DgcA — MNKSRNIAVLSETWELKDPFVIAHGTCTETRVVVVEIRQAGCIGRGEGVPTGLYGETVLSVVNQIREISPLLKKGLQPEVLLDKMPPGAARNAVDCALWDLRAKLEKRAVSDLMGVAWPQNITSVQTVSIGSPKQMGQAAAQLAGFPVLKIKLDAEDVIARLEAVHGKAPGCGLLIDANESWTIDILEAVAARARELNIVLIEQPLPAGQDSALKGLDLDVPIGADESCHTSADLGKLAGLYDVINIKLDKAGGLTEAMNLYNRASRDGFQVMVGCMLGTSLSIAPAMLIAQFASYVDLDSPALLRHDCKYGLSLNNGEMSALDPRLWGGVASGYKAR, encoded by the coding sequence ATGAACAAGAGCAGAAACATCGCCGTCCTGAGCGAAACATGGGAGCTGAAAGACCCCTTTGTCATTGCCCATGGCACCTGCACGGAAACCCGTGTTGTGGTTGTTGAAATCCGGCAAGCAGGCTGTATTGGACGCGGTGAGGGCGTCCCGACCGGCCTTTACGGTGAAACTGTCCTGTCGGTCGTTAATCAGATACGCGAAATCAGCCCGTTGCTGAAAAAAGGACTGCAGCCTGAGGTCCTCCTGGATAAAATGCCCCCCGGCGCGGCGCGCAATGCCGTTGATTGCGCACTCTGGGACCTCAGAGCCAAGCTTGAAAAGCGCGCAGTCAGCGACCTTATGGGGGTAGCCTGGCCGCAGAATATCACCTCCGTTCAGACCGTCAGCATTGGATCCCCTAAGCAAATGGGGCAAGCCGCAGCGCAACTCGCCGGTTTTCCCGTTCTCAAAATCAAGCTTGACGCAGAAGATGTGATAGCCCGCCTGGAAGCCGTGCATGGCAAGGCGCCCGGCTGCGGATTGCTGATTGACGCCAATGAAAGCTGGACAATCGACATTCTGGAGGCTGTTGCCGCCCGGGCCAGAGAATTGAACATCGTCCTGATTGAACAGCCTCTGCCAGCGGGGCAGGACTCAGCCCTTAAAGGGCTTGATCTTGACGTGCCGATCGGTGCAGACGAAAGCTGTCACACGTCAGCCGATCTTGGAAAACTTGCCGGACTGTACGATGTCATCAATATCAAACTCGACAAGGCCGGCGGCCTGACCGAAGCCATGAACCTCTACAACCGCGCCAGCCGGGACGGTTTCCAGGTCATGGTCGGATGCATGCTCGGAACATCGCTTTCCATCGCCCCGGCCATGTTGATCGCACAGTTCGCCTCATATGTGGATCTCGACTCCCCGGCCCTGCTACGCCACGACTGCAAGTATGGCCTGTCCCTCAACAACGGTGAAATGAGCGCCCTTGACCCACGACTCTGGGGCGGCGTTGCCTCCGGATACAAGGCAAGGTGA
- the dgcN gene encoding N-acetyltransferase DgcN, with protein sequence MHIKSPYLLFLGADPDPLNIKTSRGIAHWRPENCLGQLSMPGGQTLELEELSTREAANRGAKTFVLGLANNGGIISEDWIPYILEALDAGLDVANGLHQRLSDIPIVRDTADKCGRLLHDVRHSDTDFETGTGRKRSGKRLLTVGTDCAVGKMYTALSIEREMRNRNYRVDFRATGQTGILIAGSGVAIDAVVADFIAGAVEKLSPDNDPDHWDVIEGQGSLFNPAFSGVSLGLLHGAQPDVLIMCHQPGRETVKDLDHCPLPGIGECIDSNLRAARLTNPGVRLGGISLNSRLIPEQDYRRLCMELGEKFDVPCFDPLIDGVGECVDRL encoded by the coding sequence ATACACATCAAATCCCCCTACCTCTTGTTCCTGGGCGCGGATCCGGACCCCTTGAATATCAAAACATCAAGAGGGATTGCCCACTGGCGTCCGGAAAACTGCCTCGGCCAGCTTTCCATGCCTGGCGGACAAACCCTTGAACTTGAAGAGCTTTCCACCCGTGAAGCCGCCAATCGTGGCGCTAAAACCTTTGTCCTGGGGCTTGCCAACAACGGCGGCATAATTTCCGAGGACTGGATTCCCTATATTCTCGAAGCTCTCGACGCCGGCCTTGATGTTGCCAACGGCCTCCATCAGCGCCTCTCGGACATTCCTATCGTCCGCGACACCGCTGACAAGTGCGGCAGACTCCTGCACGATGTGCGTCACAGCGATACTGATTTCGAAACCGGCACCGGCAGAAAAAGAAGCGGCAAGCGCCTGCTGACCGTCGGCACGGATTGCGCCGTCGGCAAAATGTACACGGCGCTTTCCATTGAACGCGAAATGAGAAACCGGAACTATCGGGTCGATTTCCGGGCAACCGGACAAACAGGAATTCTTATTGCCGGCAGCGGGGTCGCCATTGATGCGGTTGTCGCAGACTTTATCGCAGGCGCAGTGGAAAAGCTTTCCCCCGACAACGATCCTGATCATTGGGATGTGATTGAAGGTCAGGGATCACTATTCAATCCCGCCTTCTCCGGCGTAAGCCTTGGCCTTCTTCATGGCGCCCAGCCGGATGTCCTCATTATGTGCCACCAGCCCGGCCGCGAGACCGTCAAGGATCTCGATCATTGTCCCCTGCCGGGTATCGGGGAATGTATCGACAGCAACTTGCGGGCGGCCCGCCTGACCAATCCCGGTGTAAGGCTGGGCGGAATCTCCCTGAACTCCCGTCTGATCCCGGAACAGGATTACCGCAGGCTTTGCATGGAACTCGGCGAAAAATTCGATGTGCCCTGTTTTGATCCCCTGATCGACGGAGTAGGGGAATGTGTGGACCGGTTATGA